One region of Vibrio pelagius genomic DNA includes:
- the flgG gene encoding flagellar basal-body rod protein FlgG — translation MHPALWVSKTGLDAQQTNISTISNNLANASTVGFKKSRAVFEDLFYQNINQPGGQSSQNTELPSGLMLGAGSKVVATQKVHTHGNAQTTTNSLDMMIEGDGFFQVEMPDGETGYSRNGQFTLNGDGAIVTSGQGYPLQPEIVIPEDAISITVGNDGEVSVRIRGEQNNVVVGQITITDFVNPGGLEPVGQNLYLPTGASGDPQEGVPGFDGLGNIRQSMLETSNVNVTEELVNMIEAQRVYEMNSKVISSVDKMMSFVNQQL, via the coding sequence ATGCATCCAGCATTATGGGTAAGTAAAACGGGTTTAGACGCCCAACAAACCAATATTTCAACAATTTCAAACAACCTTGCTAACGCATCAACGGTTGGCTTCAAAAAGAGCCGTGCCGTATTTGAAGATTTGTTCTATCAAAATATCAATCAGCCAGGCGGTCAATCGTCTCAAAACACTGAACTGCCAAGTGGTTTAATGTTGGGGGCGGGTTCCAAAGTGGTCGCGACGCAAAAAGTGCACACTCACGGTAATGCGCAAACGACAACCAACAGCCTAGATATGATGATCGAGGGTGACGGCTTTTTCCAAGTTGAAATGCCAGATGGTGAGACAGGTTACAGCCGCAATGGTCAATTCACATTGAATGGCGACGGCGCAATCGTCACTTCAGGTCAAGGCTACCCGTTACAGCCGGAAATTGTCATTCCTGAAGATGCAATTTCGATTACTGTCGGTAACGATGGTGAGGTTTCAGTGCGTATTCGTGGTGAGCAGAACAACGTCGTTGTTGGTCAGATTACGATTACTGATTTTGTAAACCCAGGCGGTCTTGAACCTGTTGGTCAGAACCTTTATCTGCCGACGGGCGCGAGTGGTGATCCGCAAGAGGGTGTACCGGGTTTTGATGGCTTAGGCAACATTCGCCAGTCGATGTTGGAAACGTCTAACGTAAATGTAACCGAAGAGCTGGTCAACATGATTGAAGCTCAGCGTGTTTACGAAATGAACTCAAAAGTGATCTCATCAGTAGACAAGATGATGAGCTTTGTTAACCAACAACTTTAA
- the flgC gene encoding flagellar basal body rod protein FlgC, whose product MSLFNVFNVTGSAMSAESVRLNTTSSNLANADSVSSSADETYKARHAVFGAELSKARNSGHTVPVKVLGIVESDKPLSAEYNPDHPLANDEGYIYKPNVNVMEEMANMISASRAYQTNVQVADSSKQMLLRTLQMGQ is encoded by the coding sequence ATGAGCTTATTTAATGTATTCAATGTGACTGGTTCTGCGATGAGTGCTGAATCTGTTCGTCTAAACACGACCTCAAGTAACCTAGCGAACGCGGACAGTGTAAGTAGCTCAGCTGATGAGACTTACAAGGCACGCCATGCTGTGTTCGGCGCTGAGTTAAGTAAGGCACGCAATAGCGGTCATACCGTGCCGGTGAAAGTATTAGGTATCGTAGAAAGCGATAAACCGCTTAGCGCGGAGTACAACCCAGATCACCCATTAGCAAACGACGAAGGCTACATCTACAAGCCAAACGTTAATGTTATGGAAGAGATGGCAAACATGATTTCAGCTTCACGTGCGTACCAAACAAACGTACAGGTTGCTGACTCGAGTAAACAAATGCTGCTGCGTACGCTGCAGATGGGTCAATAA
- the flgE gene encoding flagellar hook protein FlgE has translation MSYVALSGLSAAQLDLNTTSNNIANANTFGFKESRAEFGDVYSSSLFTNGKTTPGGGAQANKVAQQFHEGSSIYTNNPMDLRVSGTGFFAVAKDRMVPEINELTRNGAFHLNKDNYMVTSNDEFLLGYDVDPTSGEVLSYAPKPLAIPAEFGKPKQTENIEVGVNLPANGDLKDPAAFNFNDADTYNRATSSTVYDSMGQSYKLTTYYLKDQTQPNTWQTYYTMTDSEGEKPLNIAGGDATNATGHIGHTMRFNNDGTLASLNNGQPIVSEALGAGAVPVNLNGADVTQTLNFGLDSSTQFAAPFELTKFDEDGATTGFLTKVDFDEYGSVLGTYSNGENVMLGRVGLVRVPNEQGLDKKGGTQWDSTNYSGDKIWGESNKGSFGGINNGSLEQSNIDMTQELVDLISAQRNFQANSRSLEVHNQLQQNILQIR, from the coding sequence ATGTCATATGTAGCTTTAAGCGGTCTATCCGCAGCTCAATTAGATCTGAACACAACAAGTAACAACATTGCCAACGCAAACACATTTGGCTTTAAAGAGTCGCGTGCTGAATTTGGTGATGTTTACTCAAGCTCTCTATTTACGAACGGCAAAACCACTCCAGGTGGTGGTGCTCAAGCGAATAAAGTTGCTCAGCAGTTCCACGAAGGTTCAAGTATTTATACCAACAACCCAATGGATTTACGTGTAAGTGGCACAGGCTTCTTCGCTGTGGCAAAAGACCGTATGGTACCTGAGATCAACGAACTGACACGAAATGGTGCATTTCACCTAAACAAAGATAACTACATGGTTACTTCTAACGATGAGTTTCTTCTAGGTTACGATGTTGATCCAACTTCGGGAGAAGTTCTATCTTACGCACCGAAGCCGCTGGCGATTCCAGCTGAATTTGGTAAGCCAAAACAGACTGAAAATATTGAAGTGGGTGTCAACCTACCTGCAAACGGTGATCTAAAAGATCCGGCTGCGTTTAACTTCAATGATGCAGATACTTATAACCGTGCGACCTCTTCAACGGTCTACGATTCTATGGGTCAGTCTTACAAGCTAACTACTTACTACCTAAAAGACCAAACCCAGCCAAACACATGGCAGACTTACTACACTATGACAGATAGTGAAGGTGAGAAGCCATTGAACATTGCTGGTGGTGATGCGACAAACGCGACGGGTCATATCGGTCATACGATGCGCTTTAATAACGACGGAACTCTAGCAAGCCTAAACAATGGTCAGCCAATTGTGTCTGAAGCGTTAGGTGCGGGTGCCGTACCGGTGAACCTAAATGGCGCGGATGTAACACAAACACTGAACTTTGGTTTAGACTCTTCGACGCAGTTTGCAGCACCGTTTGAATTGACAAAATTCGATGAAGACGGCGCAACAACAGGCTTCCTAACTAAGGTTGACTTCGATGAGTACGGTAGTGTTCTAGGTACATACTCAAACGGTGAAAACGTAATGCTAGGTCGTGTTGGTCTAGTACGTGTTCCTAACGAGCAAGGTCTAGATAAAAAGGGCGGCACTCAGTGGGATTCTACTAATTACTCAGGTGATAAAATCTGGGGTGAATCTAACAAGGGTTCATTTGGTGGAATCAACAATGGCTCACTTGAGCAATCGAACATCGATATGACTCAAGAGCTGGTTGACCTGATTTCTGCTCAACGTAACTTCCAAGCGAACTCGCGTTCTCTAGAAGTTCACAACCAACTACAGCAAAATATTCTTCAGATTCGTTAA
- the flgF gene encoding flagellar basal-body rod protein FlgF yields the protein MDRALFLAMSGAKQNMQALQLRANNLANVSTTGFRADLAQARSMQAYGEGMPTRVFSMTERPGHNFEQGSVVTTGRDLDVTIQGDGWISVMDNSGREGLTRNGNLKIDQNGLLTNGSGHLVLGENDAPITLPIPLSKVEIGTDGTISVIPQGAPAEELAVVDRIKMVRPDNQTLFKDTNGLFRSKNPDQAYEADAAVTLLTGAIEGSNVNAVGEMTSLIDLQRQFEMQVKMMSTAEEMDKSSDSLLRMS from the coding sequence ATGGATCGCGCACTGTTTTTAGCCATGAGTGGCGCAAAGCAAAATATGCAAGCTTTGCAGCTACGTGCCAACAACCTCGCCAACGTAAGCACAACAGGCTTTCGTGCTGACCTAGCACAAGCTCGTTCAATGCAAGCGTACGGTGAAGGTATGCCAACACGTGTTTTCAGCATGACAGAGCGCCCGGGCCATAATTTTGAGCAAGGCAGCGTTGTGACGACTGGCCGTGATTTAGACGTCACTATTCAAGGTGATGGTTGGATTTCGGTAATGGACAATTCTGGTCGTGAAGGTTTAACCCGTAACGGTAACCTCAAGATCGACCAAAACGGTCTACTGACTAACGGCAGTGGTCATCTTGTTCTTGGTGAAAACGACGCACCGATTACCTTACCAATCCCACTAAGCAAAGTAGAAATTGGTACAGACGGTACGATTTCGGTGATTCCTCAAGGCGCTCCAGCTGAAGAACTTGCCGTTGTCGATCGCATCAAAATGGTTCGCCCAGATAATCAAACCCTATTTAAAGATACGAATGGTCTTTTCCGTTCGAAAAACCCAGATCAGGCATACGAAGCTGATGCAGCCGTTACGCTGCTGACTGGTGCCATCGAAGGCAGTAACGTGAATGCCGTCGGTGAAATGACAAGCTTGATTGACCTACAGCGTCAATTTGAAATGCAAGTCAAGATGATGAGCACAGCAGAAGAGATGGACAAGTCGTCTGATTCACTGCTTCGTATGAGCTAA
- the flgD gene encoding flagellar hook assembly protein FlgD, translating to MAGINNVGQSGLSYVDQLKNLQDSKKPDETTGKQDLKQEDFLSLLTKQLAQQDPFKPVSNDQMIAQMASFATVDGIGKMNTQFESLNSSMTSNQALQASSLVGRDVLVPGAAGVKPGDGGMAAMVKLPQAMDNLMIRVENEVGQLVRTFDVGSKPAGDTRVEWDGKDEDGNQLPAGKYNVKAAGLLDGESAEFQVSTYANVNSVLLGKGDGNVLLNLAGFTSPVRLAEVLEVGKA from the coding sequence ATGGCCGGAATCAATAATGTTGGTCAAAGCGGCTTGTCCTATGTTGATCAGCTTAAAAATCTTCAAGACAGCAAAAAGCCTGATGAAACAACAGGTAAGCAAGATCTTAAACAAGAAGACTTCTTATCGTTATTGACCAAGCAGCTTGCTCAGCAAGACCCTTTTAAGCCGGTCAGCAATGACCAGATGATTGCGCAAATGGCTTCATTTGCGACCGTAGATGGCATTGGCAAGATGAATACACAGTTTGAAAGCTTGAATTCATCAATGACATCTAACCAAGCACTTCAGGCCTCATCTTTAGTAGGGCGTGATGTGTTAGTTCCTGGCGCGGCAGGTGTGAAACCCGGCGATGGCGGCATGGCGGCAATGGTAAAACTTCCTCAAGCTATGGATAACTTAATGATCCGTGTTGAGAACGAAGTGGGCCAATTGGTCCGTACCTTTGATGTCGGCTCTAAGCCTGCAGGTGACACACGTGTTGAATGGGACGGAAAAGACGAAGACGGCAACCAATTGCCTGCTGGTAAATACAACGTGAAAGCGGCTGGTTTACTGGATGGAGAGAGCGCAGAGTTCCAAGTATCGACGTATGCGAACGTGAACAGTGTGCTTCTTGGCAAAGGTGATGGCAACGTACTACTCAATCTGGCTGGTTTCACATCGCCAGTACGACTTGCTGAAGTACTAGAAGTTGGCAAAGCGTAG